In one window of Senegalia massiliensis DNA:
- a CDS encoding NAD(P)/FAD-dependent oxidoreductase: MNKIELVIIGGGPAGLAAAIEANENGIKDILVIERDRELGGILQQCIHNGFGLQVFNEELTGPEYANRFIKQLKEKGIDYKIDTMVLDIDKNKNIKAINREDGFMQIKAKAIILAMGCRERTRGALAIPGKRPAGILTAGSAQRYINMEGYMVGKKAFILGSGDIGLIMARRLTLEGAEVLGVAEIMPYSGGLNRNIVQCLDDYDIPLFLSHTIIDIKGNDRLEGLWVAKVDEKRNPIKGTEKYYECDTLLLSVGLIPENELSSDIGLEFDNTTSGPIVNESMETSVEGIFACGNVVHVHDLVDFVTEESRRAGKFAAKYIKGEIKYIDRKIKTTSGNGIKYIIPHHVRYENLESKLKLFTRVTDVYKNTYIQIKADDKTIYKKKERQLTPGEMEMINLDKEKIPSDTQNIIVELLEEL, translated from the coding sequence ATGAATAAAATAGAATTAGTAATAATAGGGGGAGGACCTGCTGGTCTTGCAGCTGCTATAGAGGCTAATGAAAATGGGATAAAAGATATATTAGTTATAGAAAGAGATAGAGAGTTAGGTGGTATACTACAGCAATGTATTCATAATGGATTTGGGTTACAAGTTTTTAATGAAGAGTTGACAGGACCAGAATATGCAAATAGATTTATAAAACAACTAAAAGAAAAAGGTATAGATTATAAAATTGATACAATGGTTTTAGATATAGATAAAAATAAAAATATAAAAGCAATAAATAGAGAAGATGGGTTTATGCAAATAAAAGCTAAAGCTATAATACTTGCTATGGGTTGTAGAGAAAGAACAAGAGGAGCACTTGCAATACCTGGGAAAAGACCTGCAGGTATATTAACTGCAGGAAGTGCACAAAGATATATTAATATGGAAGGATATATGGTAGGTAAAAAAGCCTTTATATTAGGATCTGGAGATATAGGGTTAATTATGGCAAGAAGACTTACTTTAGAGGGAGCTGAAGTTTTAGGAGTAGCTGAAATAATGCCTTATTCAGGAGGGCTTAATAGAAATATAGTTCAATGTCTTGATGATTATGATATACCTTTATTTCTAAGTCACACTATAATTGATATAAAAGGAAATGATAGATTAGAGGGGCTATGGGTAGCAAAAGTTGATGAAAAAAGAAATCCTATCAAAGGAACAGAGAAATATTATGAATGCGATACATTATTATTATCAGTAGGTCTTATACCAGAAAATGAATTGTCAAGTGATATAGGGTTAGAATTTGATAATACAACATCAGGTCCTATAGTAAATGAATCTATGGAAACTTCTGTGGAAGGTATATTTGCTTGTGGTAATGTAGTTCATGTTCACGATTTAGTAGATTTTGTTACAGAAGAAAGTAGAAGAGCTGGAAAATTTGCAGCTAAATATATTAAAGGGGAGATTAAATATATAGATAGAAAAATAAAAACTACCTCTGGAAATGGAATAAAGTATATAATTCCTCATCATGTAAGATATGAAAATTTAGAGAGTAAATTAAAATTATTTACTAGAGTAACTGATGTTTATAAAAATACATATATCCAAATAAAAGCTGATGATAAAACTATATATAAGAAAAAGGAAAGACAATTAACACCAGGGGAAATGGAAATGATAAATTTAGATAAAGAAAAGATACCTTCTGATACTCAAAATATAATAGTAGAATTGTTGGA
- a CDS encoding NAD(P)/FAD-dependent oxidoreductase, whose amino-acid sequence MYDVTIIGAGVIGTFIARELSKYKLKILLLDKENDVSKGATRANSAIIHGGYDARENTLMAKFNALGNPMFDKICEELKVPFKRIGSLVLAFNTEEMQTIKKLYERGLQNGIPDMQILLGTEIRRMEPNLSRQVVGGLYSKTAGIIGPWELAIALTENAMENGVELSLNTEIKDIHKTGKNYRLISNKREIDTKHVINCAGVYADKINDMVSSKSFTIIPRRGEYYVLDKGTGTDFINTVIFQCPTKRGKGVLLTPTVHGNMLIGPNAENINDKEGIETTFEGLEFVKNVSNISSKDIPFHKNIRTFAGLRAHPGTGDFIIGEAQDAKGFINVAGIKSPGLSSSPAIAEYVVKLILNISKEIELKTDFNPIRKKPIVFMELEDKEKNELIKQDSRYGKIICRCEMVTEGEIVEAINRNAGATTVDGIKRRVRPGAGRCQGGFCGPRIVEILSRELNIAYDKVIKDNNNSNILVGETNKGKEAYSYE is encoded by the coding sequence ATGTATGATGTGACGATAATAGGTGCAGGAGTAATAGGAACTTTCATAGCACGGGAACTATCAAAATATAAATTAAAAATATTACTTTTAGATAAAGAAAACGATGTCTCAAAAGGAGCTACAAGAGCAAACAGTGCTATAATTCATGGTGGATATGATGCTAGAGAGAATACATTGATGGCAAAATTTAATGCTTTAGGAAATCCAATGTTTGATAAAATTTGTGAAGAATTAAAAGTGCCTTTTAAAAGAATAGGTTCTTTAGTATTAGCTTTTAATACTGAGGAAATGCAAACCATCAAAAAATTATATGAAAGAGGACTACAAAATGGAATACCTGATATGCAAATATTATTAGGAACAGAAATTAGAAGAATGGAACCAAATCTTAGTAGACAAGTAGTGGGAGGTTTGTATTCTAAAACAGCTGGTATAATAGGTCCTTGGGAACTAGCCATAGCTCTTACAGAAAATGCTATGGAAAATGGCGTAGAGCTTTCGTTAAATACAGAAATAAAAGATATACATAAAACAGGAAAGAACTATAGATTAATATCTAATAAGAGAGAAATAGATACTAAACATGTGATAAATTGTGCTGGAGTATATGCAGATAAAATTAATGACATGGTATCATCAAAATCTTTTACTATAATTCCAAGAAGAGGTGAATATTATGTCTTAGACAAAGGTACAGGTACAGATTTTATTAATACAGTTATATTTCAATGTCCTACCAAACGAGGCAAAGGAGTATTATTAACCCCTACTGTACATGGGAATATGTTAATAGGTCCTAATGCTGAAAATATTAATGATAAAGAAGGCATAGAAACTACATTTGAAGGATTAGAATTTGTAAAGAATGTATCTAATATAAGTTCAAAAGATATACCATTTCATAAGAATATTAGAACTTTTGCTGGACTTCGTGCCCATCCTGGGACAGGAGATTTTATTATAGGAGAAGCCCAAGATGCTAAAGGATTTATAAATGTAGCAGGAATTAAATCTCCAGGATTATCTTCATCTCCAGCAATTGCAGAATATGTAGTTAAATTAATATTAAATATATCTAAAGAAATAGAATTAAAAACAGATTTTAATCCTATTAGAAAAAAGCCTATAGTATTTATGGAATTAGAAGATAAAGAAAAGAATGAATTGATTAAACAAGATAGTAGATATGGCAAAATTATTTGTAGATGCGAAATGGTAACTGAAGGTGAAATAGTGGAAGCAATAAATAGGAATGCAGGAGCTACTACTGTTGATGGAATAAAACGTAGAGTTAGACCAGGAGCTGGAAGGTGTCAAGGGGGATTTTGTGGTCCTAGAATAGTAGAAATATTATCTAGAGAGTTAAATATAGCTTATGACAAAGTTATAAAAGATAACAATAATTCTAATATTTTAGTGGGTGAGACTAATAAGGGAAAGGAGGCATATAGTTATGAATAA
- the glpK gene encoding glycerol kinase GlpK — translation MDKKYILAFDQGTTSSRAILFDHEGKIVKTAQKEFTQIYPKSGWVEHDPMEIWGTQSGVAREVLETAGVRPEEVAAIGITNQRETTVVWDKNTGKPIYNAIVWQCRRTANICDSLKEKGLTDYIKNTTGLVVDAYFSGTKIKWILDNVKGAREKAEKGDLLFGNIDTWLIWNLTRGKVHVTDYSNASRTMIYDIKGLKWDDKLLDELDIPKSMLPEVRESSEVYGHTDTQTFGGAEIPISGIAGDQQAALFGQACYEKGMAKNTYGTGCFMLMNTGSDMVLSDNGLLTTIAWGVDGKVEYALEGSIFIGGAVVQWLRDELKLISDAADSEYFASKVEDSGGVYVVPAFVGLGAPYWDMYARGTIVGLTRGTNKNHIIRASLESIAYQTRDVLDAMQVDSGINLQKLKVDGGAVANNFLMQFQSDILSVPVERPEITETTALGAAYLAGLAVGFWQNKEEIAEKWKCDKEFKPHMDDGVKENYYKGWKKAIKRSEKWEEVE, via the coding sequence ATGGATAAAAAATACATCTTAGCTTTTGATCAAGGTACAACTAGTTCTAGAGCTATTTTATTTGATCATGAAGGAAAAATAGTAAAGACAGCTCAAAAGGAGTTCACTCAAATATATCCTAAATCAGGTTGGGTTGAGCATGATCCTATGGAAATTTGGGGTACACAATCTGGAGTAGCTAGAGAAGTTTTAGAGACAGCAGGAGTGAGACCAGAGGAAGTTGCTGCTATAGGGATTACAAATCAAAGAGAAACAACTGTTGTTTGGGATAAAAATACTGGCAAACCTATTTATAATGCTATAGTTTGGCAGTGTAGGAGAACAGCAAATATATGTGATAGTTTAAAAGAAAAAGGATTAACTGATTATATAAAAAATACTACAGGACTTGTAGTGGATGCATATTTTTCTGGTACAAAAATAAAATGGATATTAGATAATGTTAAAGGGGCTAGAGAAAAGGCGGAAAAAGGAGATTTATTATTTGGAAATATTGATACTTGGCTAATATGGAATTTAACACGTGGAAAAGTCCATGTAACTGATTATAGTAATGCGTCAAGAACAATGATTTATGATATAAAAGGTTTAAAGTGGGATGATAAATTACTTGATGAATTAGATATTCCTAAATCAATGCTTCCTGAAGTAAGAGAATCAAGTGAAGTATATGGGCATACAGATACACAAACCTTTGGTGGAGCTGAAATACCAATATCAGGTATAGCTGGTGATCAACAAGCAGCGTTATTTGGTCAGGCATGTTATGAAAAGGGAATGGCTAAAAACACCTATGGTACTGGATGTTTCATGCTAATGAACACTGGTAGTGATATGGTATTATCAGATAATGGATTACTTACAACAATAGCTTGGGGAGTAGATGGTAAGGTTGAGTATGCTCTTGAAGGAAGTATATTCATTGGTGGTGCAGTAGTTCAGTGGTTAAGAGATGAATTGAAACTTATATCTGATGCAGCGGATAGTGAATATTTTGCATCTAAAGTAGAGGATTCTGGTGGAGTATATGTAGTTCCTGCCTTTGTTGGTTTAGGAGCACCATATTGGGATATGTATGCTAGAGGTACAATAGTAGGACTTACTAGAGGTACAAATAAAAATCATATAATCAGAGCTTCATTAGAATCTATAGCTTATCAGACTAGAGATGTTTTAGATGCTATGCAAGTAGATTCTGGAATAAATCTACAAAAATTAAAAGTAGATGGAGGGGCAGTAGCAAATAATTTCTTGATGCAATTCCAATCTGATATATTATCAGTTCCAGTAGAGAGACCTGAGATTACAGAAACTACAGCCTTAGGAGCTGCATACTTAGCAGGTCTAGCAGTAGGATTCTGGCAAAACAAAGAAGAAATCGCTGAAAAATGGAAATGTGACAAGGAATTTAAGCCTCATATGGATGATGGAGTAAAAGAAAACTATTATAAAGGTTGGAAAAAAGCTATCAAAAGAAGTGAAAAATGGGAAGAAGTAGAATAG
- a CDS encoding MIP/aquaporin family protein, which yields MAMYLAEFLGTLILILLGDGVVANVVLKKSKGENSGWIVIATGWGLAVAMAVYVTGWISGAHINPAVTVALAAIGDFSWDLVPGFILAQVIGAFCGAVLVYLTYKNHFDATDDKNGKLGVFATAPEIRNIKWNIITEIIGTAMLLIGILGIGHGNNNTGALGALLVGFLVWSIGLSLGGPTGYAINPARDLGPRIAHALLPIKDKRDSDWGYGWVPVAAPIIGGVLGAFIYKFFLNMWM from the coding sequence ATGGCTATGTATTTAGCAGAATTTTTAGGGACTTTAATTCTTATATTACTAGGTGATGGTGTAGTAGCAAATGTTGTGTTGAAAAAAAGCAAGGGAGAGAATAGTGGTTGGATAGTTATAGCTACTGGTTGGGGTTTAGCTGTAGCTATGGCTGTTTATGTAACTGGATGGATAAGTGGAGCACATATAAATCCAGCTGTTACAGTTGCACTGGCTGCAATAGGTGATTTCTCATGGGATTTAGTTCCAGGGTTCATATTAGCACAAGTTATAGGTGCTTTTTGTGGAGCGGTTTTGGTATATTTAACTTATAAAAATCATTTTGATGCTACTGATGATAAAAATGGTAAATTAGGAGTATTTGCAACAGCACCAGAGATCAGAAATATAAAATGGAACATAATAACAGAAATAATAGGTACAGCTATGTTATTAATAGGTATTCTAGGTATAGGTCATGGAAACAACAATACTGGCGCACTAGGTGCATTATTAGTAGGTTTTCTAGTATGGTCAATAGGACTAAGTTTAGGTGGACCAACTGGATATGCTATAAACCCTGCTAGAGATTTAGGACCAAGAATTGCTCATGCTTTATTGCCTATAAAAGATAAAAGAGATTCAGACTGGGGCTATGGTTGGGTACCTGTAGCAGCACCTATTATAGGTGGAGTATTGGGAGCATTTATATATAAATTCTTTTTAAATATGTGGATGTAA
- a CDS encoding FeoA family protein, with protein MNDKYINLNKLPIGAMGRVKEVTSSGNTRRRMLDLGLINNTIVKSLRKSPLGDPIAYEIRGAVIALRSEESTHIYVEKIDN; from the coding sequence ATGAATGATAAATATATAAATTTAAATAAATTGCCTATTGGAGCTATGGGAAGAGTTAAGGAAGTCACTTCAAGTGGAAACACAAGAAGAAGAATGTTAGATTTAGGACTTATAAATAATACAATAGTTAAATCACTTAGAAAAAGTCCTTTAGGAGATCCTATAGCATATGAAATTCGAGGAGCTGTAATTGCTTTAAGAAGTGAAGAATCTACTCATATATATGTAGAAAAAATAGATAATTAA
- the feoB gene encoding ferrous iron transport protein B — protein MNINKETFNIKSKSDDDIVIALAGNPNTGKSTVFNNLTGLKQHTGNWPGKTVTNAQGKYKYKNDNYILVDLPGTYSLLSNSQDEKVARDFICFGNPHATVVVTDATSLERNLNLVLQILEMTKKVVVCVNLMDEANRKNIKINIKELSNILGIPVIATSAREGEGLDKLQEAIRKVSKEQVNTKPIQVQYDDEIKTVLQDIKIQVKPLLKDKLNLEWTCLRLLEDDNDLLKSINEYINIDLSENNELNKKIQNSKSKIPNIKDKIVSSIVNQSEDISNRVVKKPKKNYNEFDYKIDNILTSKIFGIPIMIALLGVIFWITIQGANYPSQMLANGLFWIEGKLTLFFSFLGTPQWIHDISVLGIYRTLAWVISVMLPPMAIFFPLFTLLEDLGYLPRVAFNLDYYFKRACAHGKQALTMCMGFGCNAAGIIACRIIDSPREKLIAIITNNFVPCNGRFPTLIALATIFIASGTGAFSSVLATLSVLSAIILGVFITLIISKILSNTILKGLPSSFTLELPPYRKPQVGKVIVRSIFDRTLFVLGRAIAIAAPAGLVIWIMANITIDGSSVLTHSAMFLDPFARLLGMDGYIMMAFILGLPANEIVLPILIMSYLSKGAMLELDSLSEMRNLFINNGWTWLTAVCTMLFSLNHWPCGTTLWTIKKETGSLKWTVISFLIPTITGIIVTFIVAQTARLLGLV, from the coding sequence GTGAATATAAATAAAGAAACATTTAATATAAAATCAAAGTCAGATGATGATATTGTAATAGCTTTAGCCGGTAATCCTAATACAGGAAAAAGTACAGTATTTAATAATTTAACTGGACTTAAACAGCATACAGGGAATTGGCCTGGTAAAACAGTTACCAATGCTCAAGGTAAATATAAATATAAAAATGATAATTATATTTTAGTTGATTTACCTGGAACATACTCATTACTATCTAATTCTCAAGATGAAAAAGTAGCTAGAGATTTTATATGCTTTGGTAATCCTCATGCAACTGTAGTTGTAACAGATGCTACATCTTTAGAAAGAAATCTTAACTTAGTACTTCAAATTTTAGAGATGACAAAAAAAGTAGTAGTATGTGTAAATTTGATGGATGAAGCAAATAGAAAGAATATAAAGATAAATATAAAAGAGCTATCTAACATACTAGGAATTCCTGTAATTGCAACCTCTGCAAGAGAGGGAGAAGGCCTAGATAAATTACAAGAAGCCATACGAAAAGTCTCTAAGGAACAAGTAAATACTAAGCCAATACAAGTACAATATGATGATGAAATAAAAACAGTTTTACAAGATATAAAAATTCAAGTAAAACCTTTATTAAAAGATAAACTCAACTTAGAATGGACTTGTCTACGTCTACTAGAAGATGATAATGATTTACTTAAATCTATTAACGAATATATAAATATAGATTTATCTGAGAATAACGAATTAAATAAAAAAATACAAAATTCTAAATCTAAAATTCCTAATATTAAAGATAAAATTGTTTCTTCAATTGTTAATCAATCAGAAGATATTTCTAATAGAGTAGTAAAAAAGCCAAAAAAAAATTATAATGAATTTGATTATAAAATAGACAATATACTAACTTCTAAAATATTTGGAATTCCTATAATGATTGCTTTATTAGGTGTGATTTTTTGGATTACTATACAAGGCGCTAATTATCCTTCTCAAATGCTGGCAAATGGCCTATTCTGGATTGAAGGAAAGTTAACTTTATTTTTTAGCTTTCTAGGTACTCCTCAATGGATACATGATATTTCAGTTTTAGGTATATATAGAACTCTTGCCTGGGTTATTTCTGTCATGTTACCTCCTATGGCAATATTTTTTCCCCTTTTTACTTTACTAGAGGATTTAGGTTATCTACCAAGGGTTGCATTTAATCTGGATTATTATTTTAAAAGAGCATGTGCACATGGAAAGCAAGCTCTTACAATGTGTATGGGATTTGGATGTAATGCTGCAGGAATTATAGCCTGTAGAATAATAGATTCTCCTAGAGAAAAACTCATAGCAATAATTACAAATAACTTTGTTCCATGTAATGGCAGATTTCCTACACTAATAGCTCTTGCTACTATCTTTATTGCCAGTGGAACTGGAGCCTTTAGTTCTGTACTTGCAACTCTTTCAGTATTATCTGCTATAATACTTGGAGTATTCATTACGTTAATAATATCTAAAATACTATCTAATACAATATTAAAAGGTCTTCCATCTTCATTTACTTTGGAACTTCCTCCTTATAGAAAGCCACAAGTAGGAAAAGTAATTGTTCGTTCTATTTTTGATCGTACATTATTTGTTCTTGGTCGCGCAATAGCTATTGCTGCTCCTGCTGGTTTAGTTATTTGGATAATGGCAAATATAACTATAGACGGTAGTAGTGTTCTAACTCATTCTGCTATGTTTTTAGACCCATTTGCAAGATTACTTGGAATGGATGGTTATATTATGATGGCTTTTATATTAGGACTTCCAGCTAATGAAATAGTTTTACCAATATTAATAATGAGCTATTTATCCAAAGGAGCTATGCTTGAATTAGATAGCTTAAGTGAAATGAGAAATTTATTTATAAATAACGGTTGGACGTGGTTGACTGCAGTATGTACTATGTTATTTTCACTAAATCATTGGCCATGTGGAACTACTCTTTGGACTATTAAAAAAGAAACAGGTAGTCTAAAGTGGACTGTTATTTCATTTCTAATTCCAACTATTACAGGTATTATAGTTACATTCATAGTAGCTCAAACCGCTAGATTATTAGGTTTAGTATAA
- a CDS encoding glycerol-3-phosphate responsive antiterminator — protein sequence MSSLFFDNINNNPVIAAVNDAENLKKAIQSPSNIIFLLTGNIFNLSSMVEEIKKNNMEVYIHIDLIEGFSRDTVAIDYINNNIKPDGIITTKSNLVKYAKNIGLFAIQRLFLIDSLSLDTGIKAIKSIRPNAVEILPGVMPKVTKIIHEKTNIPIITGGLILDKTDVINSLKSGAIGISTSKEEIWYL from the coding sequence TTGAGTTCTTTATTTTTTGATAATATCAATAATAATCCAGTAATTGCGGCAGTTAATGATGCTGAAAATTTGAAAAAGGCAATACAATCACCTTCAAATATAATATTTTTACTTACGGGTAATATATTTAATCTTAGCTCAATGGTAGAAGAAATAAAGAAAAATAATATGGAAGTATATATTCATATTGATTTGATAGAAGGCTTTTCTAGAGATACTGTGGCTATTGATTATATAAATAATAATATAAAACCTGATGGTATAATAACTACGAAAAGTAATTTGGTTAAATATGCTAAAAATATTGGATTATTTGCTATTCAAAGATTATTTTTAATAGATTCACTATCATTAGATACAGGAATAAAAGCTATAAAATCAATAAGACCAAATGCTGTAGAAATACTTCCAGGAGTAATGCCTAAAGTAACTAAAATAATTCATGAGAAAACTAATATACCTATAATTACAGGTGGGCTAATATTAGATAAAACAGATGTTATTAATAGTTTAAAGTCAGGTGCTATTGGGATATCTACAAGCAAAGAAGAAATTTGGTATTTATAA
- a CDS encoding coenzyme F420-0:L-glutamate ligase: MRTIGTTARGIRTPIVKEGDDIVNIVVDSVITAAESENIEFRDRDVVGITESLVARAQGNYVNIDDIGKDVADKFPNEIGLIFPILSRNRFSILLKGIAKSNRKIHLLLSYPSDEVGNHLMDVDKMDDLGINPFTDTLSEKEYREKFGEKVVHPFTGIDYIDLYREAANNNIEIHFSNDPRTILKFTKDVLIANIHDRKRLKKLLKKEGANIVYSLDDILAESINGSGYNPEYGLLGSNLSSETKVKLFPRNSQYYVDEIQKKLKEKTNKNIEVMIYGDGAFKDPVGKIWELADPVVSPAYTKGLEGTPNELKLKYIVDTELGEISKDEVMNAMKNKITEKESDLTANNASLGTTPRQITDLLGSLCDLISGSGDKGTPVVFIQGYFDNLASE, from the coding sequence ATGAGAACTATAGGTACTACTGCTAGAGGTATAAGAACACCTATTGTAAAAGAAGGGGACGACATTGTTAATATTGTAGTAGATTCTGTAATAACTGCAGCAGAATCAGAGAATATAGAATTTAGAGATAGAGATGTCGTAGGAATAACAGAATCACTTGTTGCAAGAGCTCAAGGTAATTATGTAAATATTGATGATATTGGAAAAGACGTAGCTGATAAGTTTCCGAATGAAATTGGATTGATATTTCCTATATTAAGTAGAAATAGATTTTCCATTCTGCTTAAAGGTATAGCAAAAAGTAATAGAAAAATACATTTGCTTTTAAGTTATCCATCAGATGAAGTAGGAAATCACTTAATGGACGTAGATAAAATGGATGATTTAGGCATCAACCCTTTCACAGATACATTATCAGAAAAAGAATATAGAGAAAAATTTGGAGAAAAAGTAGTTCATCCTTTTACAGGAATAGATTATATAGATTTATATAGAGAGGCAGCAAATAATAATATAGAAATACATTTTTCTAATGATCCACGAACAATATTAAAGTTTACAAAAGATGTATTGATTGCAAACATTCATGATAGAAAAAGATTAAAAAAATTGCTTAAAAAAGAAGGGGCTAATATTGTATATTCTTTAGACGATATATTAGCTGAATCTATTAATGGAAGCGGTTATAATCCTGAATATGGTCTTCTTGGCTCTAATCTATCTTCAGAGACAAAAGTTAAACTATTTCCAAGAAATAGTCAATATTATGTAGATGAAATACAAAAAAAATTAAAAGAAAAAACAAACAAAAATATTGAAGTTATGATTTATGGTGATGGTGCATTTAAAGATCCAGTCGGTAAAATTTGGGAATTAGCTGATCCTGTAGTATCTCCTGCATATACAAAAGGATTAGAAGGTACTCCAAATGAATTGAAATTAAAATATATAGTAGACACAGAATTAGGAGAAATATCTAAAGATGAAGTTATGAATGCTATGAAAAATAAAATTACTGAAAAAGAATCAGATTTGACAGCAAATAATGCGTCTTTAGGAACAACTCCTCGCCAAATTACAGATTTATTAGGAAGTTTATGTGATCTTATAAGTGGTAGTGGTGATAAAGGAACACCGGTAGTGTTTATACAAGGGTATTTTGACAATTTGGCAAGTGAATAA